Sequence from the Herbaspirillum sp. meg3 genome:
CACCGACTGTTCAAATTGCCACGAATCTTTGAGGCTAGTTTCGGCACGCGCAATATTAAATTTTTTTCTATCGTCCATGCACTGAGCGACAAATCGATTTGTGAGCGTGACCTGAAGTCCATCCAATAACCGAATATTCTGGCTTCCAGGTGACGACATGATTTGCGCGATGTCTAGTTCTGGCCACAAATATCGGAGTAGCTTATGATTTCGTTGGCCAGCCTCCGTCAAATTTGGGACGAGAGCCATCGCAATCTTTGCTAGTCGGCGAGCGCAGGCGGAGTATTGAAGCACTATCTTACGGCTTCGGTCACCGTCAAAGGTCGTAAGTCCCAGAGCAATTACTTTCTTTATAGCTCCATTCACATCCTGGCCTCCCCCCCCTCCTCCGAGCCAACTAGGCAACCAATTTACAGAGACGTTTGAAGAGTCGAATTCAATAAGAGTACGCAACGATGCAGCAGCAAAATGGTCATTCATATCTCTCGGTAAATCTGGAAACATCCCATGCATTACTTTAAACGCGCTGGGTTGCGCCTTGACGACCAAAACTCTTGCCATCGCGTTTATATCAGCCACAGTTGGACCGATAAAAAATTCTGCATTAATAAGGTCCTCTGCTGACATACCACTGAAAACTGCTTCTCGGTCTACGGGACTGATGGGTAGAGGATGTGTCGTACGCCAGTTTTCAATAATTCTGCCTCGTTTGTCTTCCAAACGACGCTCAATTGCCTGTTTAAACTCATCAAGTCGCCCGGGATTTATCTCGTAGTCAAGCACCTTGTCTACTAGTCGAAGCAGCCTGCGCTTTTGAAAGAACCACGCCTGCCAGGGTGCGAGTAATTTTTGCAGTTGGCTAAATTCCTTCGGAAGCTTCTTTACTTCCACTCTTGCCGCAGGCTCAATAACGCTTTCCTCAAGGTCATACACTTCAAAGACTCGCCCATCACAAAGCACCACAAGCGTAGCTCTAATGTCAGGATGGACAGCATACTGAAGAGCTTGGAGTAATTCATCAACAGAAAATCGAAGAGGCTTTCTCTTGACTTTCTTTGCTTCAATGACCCAAAACGCTTCTGACCACAGTGTCATGCTGTAGTCAATAAACAAATTTCCCTCTAATACTTTGAGATGTTTTTCACGTTGAAGTGAGAAAAAAGTCTCCTTCTGATACCCAAGGATGCGAATTACAGGGTCAATAATTTCAGCCCGAACATCAGCCTCGGAATATTTCGAAACATCTAGCTTCGCAATCCGTTCAAGCTCTGTTACATCTATGGGAGAAATAGGTTGAAGTGCTTTGGAGTGCAGTAACAAGTCATTAATATCATCCGCTCGATGCAATGGTGGACGTTTTGACGCCATTATTTCCCCTTGTGTTGACCAGCTATATATTAGCGTTATTTATTTTCTGAGATGAAGCTTCAAAACTATCTCACGAAATAACCATGGTCAGGGGAAGTTCACTGCTATCACACACAATAGCTTTCAACAAACGATAGCTTTTTGGACATTCTGCCTTAGCATCATTTTTCTGCGCGCTATACCTCTGGGGATACTCAATATCCTATTCAACAACCAGCGTGTAAAAAGGGGATGAAAATGGCAGTCATTGGATACGCACGAGTCAGCACTGACGACCAAAACCTTGACCTCCAGACCGATGCACTGAAATTGGCCGGAGCAGAGTCCATCTACGAAGAGAAGGCCAGCGGCAAGTCCACTGACCGGACTGTATTGAAATTTTGCTTGAGGTCACTTCGACCAGGAGACCAGTTAGTGGTCTGGCGTCTTGACCGTCCGGGCCGAAACCTCAGGGACCTAATTCGAATTGTGAACGAGCTAAACGAACGCGAAATCGGATTCAAGTCGCTCAGCGAAAGCATTGATACCAGTGGCCACACAGGCATGCTTGTTTTCCATTTGTTCGGCGCCGTGGCTGAATTTGAGCGTTCTCTAATTCGTGAGCGAACCGCTGCGGGTGTCAAAGCAGCTCGTGCCCGCGGGAAGATGGGCGGCCGGCCAAAAGTTCTCGATACTAGGATGGCACGTTCCGCCGGCATCGCAATGCTCAATCGCGATTTATTGGTCTCGGACCTTGTGGCACAGTTCAGGGTAAGCAGGTCAACGCTCTACAACTTGGCTAAACCAGGTGAAGGATTCTGAGACCAAAGAACTTTCCTCCTCTTGAAATGAAAAATGGCCACAAAGAGCGGCCATTTTCAGAAGGGATACACTTTCTTGTACCTAATAATCAGAAAGCCAGCAAGCCCATTTTTCGTGAGTCAGTTTTCGATGCCAATCAACGAAAAGAGTTTCGAAACTGCAAATGTAATTCGCTAAAGCTGTTTTTAGGGGCAATCATTTCGAAGGCTCGTAGTTTTCGGCCTTGCCAACCGCTCTTCGATAAGAGCGTTGAGACGTCTAAATGCTATCTGAGCCGCATAGTTACGTCTACGGTATTCGCTTCCTTGTACTGATGGTGCCCTCCCACAAAAAGGGCAAATTTTCTCATCAATTTTGACGTGTCGTAGACAATTCCCGCACAAATGGAGTGTATTCTTCAATCGTCCCAAGCCTCCTCAACAATTTGAAAAAGTCCAACTCCGAAGGAGGATTGTTGCGCGTCGTGGACCTTGACGATTTTTTCACGGATATTTTGTGCTTTCAGAGCAAGAACACGATGATGGCAATAAGGATTATTGCCAGGTCGCCCCAGAAGAGAATCAGAAGTCCAAACGCACCCGCCCCTGCATACAGAAGAATAGTAGCAAGACTTGCAAAAACCCCATAAAGATGGTTTTTCTACCCGGTTCAATTGAAAATTTTTTCGGTCTGTCCAAATATCCTTCAATCGCCGTCTTTTTACATTTCCTTCTGTATATCTGGACGTTGCAAGTGAGGGACAGCCTTTAATCGTTCCATCTGCCTCGATGCCGATTCCATTTATACCTGCTTGGCATCCATCATAATGGTCTGACATCCGCGTCGGACCTCGCCAAAGATGCTCATAAGGGCCAAAATATCCAATATTATTTCCTGCCTGAAATTCAATCCCTCTCTTGTCGCATTCTTCAAATAATTTCGCTAGAATCGGAAACAATTCGTCAAGAAAATAGGGCTGAAGAAGCAGTTGGGAGTTTTCTACGGCATTCCCCATAGCCACGGTCAACTGAAGTTGCCAAGCTTCAATTCCCGCATCTGCTAGCTCCAACAAAATTTCAGGTAATTGGCGCCAATTCCTTGAATGAATTTGAGTATTTGCAGTTGCTGCTAGCCCATGTTTTTTTGCCCATCGGATGGCTTGCAAAGCAGAGTAATGTGCTCCATTGACTCCGCGAATCTTATCGTGAATTTCTGAAGTTCCATCAACCGAGACCCCAATTGCGGCCAATCCAGAACTCTTCGCTCTGACTATCACTTTCTCCGATAATCCATATCCCCCTGTTTGTAATACAGGTCGAATTCCATAGGAACAAATTCGCTCAATAATCTCGAGCCAATCTCGTCGCAAATAAGCCTCTCCACCTATGACCGCCAGTTCACGAACGCCCAATTCTGCCAGCTCATCTATGAGATGAAATGCCTCTTCAGTTGTTAATTCCCCACTGCGCTGCTCTCCAGCACGGGAACCACAATGATTGCATTTCAGATTACACCGAAGCGTCAGCTCCCAAACGGCATAAACCGGCCGGCGTTCGGTCTTATCAGTCAGCCTAATTAGCCGCACCGGTTGTATGGTCATTATTCAATCCCAACCGAAGGAAATTTTGATATAAGGCCCTTCACTGTCAGAATCCAACAGTGTTTTAAGCGCACGAGCGACCTGTATATTGTCTAATACGACAAAACCATCCCTAATAGCTACGATGTCCTCCTTTGCCAGTTTGATAGCCTCTTTTTCGGCTATCGATGCAAGAAGCTGTTTATGAGCTTCATCCCATTCTTTCGATTCGTCTGACTCTAAGTCATCTGTTTGAGTACGTTTCAGGTACGCGCTTACAGTTGCAAGTTCTCGCATCTCGGACAGATTACCGCGTGCTATGGCTTGGTTTAGTGCTACTCCGTACATCAACATTGGAAATGGCATATCACAATCCCTCAATTAGGTTGCGAAGCAGATAAGCCCTGCTCCAAGCTGTCCAACTAACGCTGGATTCGTTGTCTCCAGAGGCAAAGAAAATCTAGTTTTTATAATTTCAATGAGCTGAGAAGGAGTTAAGTTTGGATTCCTCGACCAATGCACTGCAAACATTCCAGCAGCATGAGGTGATGCAAATGAGGTTCCGGAACAATAGTCAAACCGATTTACGGACTGAGCTGCAAATATGTCGTTCAAATCATAAGGTGTACCGTCACCGCCAGGCATCGAAAAAGATATAGCCTTACCGTAGTTTGAATATTTAGATTTTGATAGTGTTTTAGTAAGGCCGGCTATAGAAATACAAGATGGATAATCAGATGGATAATGTGGTGCATCCGTATCACTATTGCCCGCAGAACAAACACAGATTCCCCCTGCCTGAGACAAAGATGTGAACGCGCGCGCAACTGATGTTAAGTCCTGCGCCCCCTGAAGTTGCCAGCTACAATTGACAACCAACCGTGGTACAGGAAGCCTCTCTCCGCTCTTAGTGATTGCTTCGCGATTTGTTGCAACTTGCGCCAGAAAATTAATCGCCCTTGCTCTTCCAGCATAGCTAGAGTTGGCAGAAGTATCGATGGAAACAGGTAAGAGCTTAGCTGCTGGACATAACCCCAGCGTGTATCCGCCTACCAATGTTGAATCACAGAGTATGCTTGCTACGCTTGTCCCATGTGCCTGTGGCTCAGGCGGCGATTCGCCAAAATGAAAATCATTGTTCTTTGTGTATAGCGCATTAGATAGTCCAGGATGATTAAGCCAAATTGGAGCATCAACTACTGCAACAATGACTCCGCGACCATCGCTAACAGACCACCCAGATTTTCGGTTCAATACACTATGATTCCAGAGTACATCTTGGGGAGGTGATACGCCATCATCTTCTAAGTCGGATACGTCAAAAATATCGGCACCGTCAAGAATATTCGGTTCTGCATAGAGCACTCTTTTGTCTCGAGCCAATTGCTCAAACACCCTTTCGATTGGGATTTCTGTAACACGGTAAAGACCAAACCAGCCGCGTGAATCAAACCATCGAAGACGTAATTTGTAATCTAAAATGACCGAGGCAATTGCTTTTCGCTCTATGCGTGGAAAACCAATGATTAGTTCATTGCTGCGAAATCGCACTCGATTATTTTTTGAATCGCTAAACTCACTGATATCTGTTGGCTGGTCTGCCATGCCTGCGTGTGTTAGTCCCAACAAGTTCGCCTGTTGAATAAACGACTGCACCTGTGGGTGAATATCTCTCTTTTCTTCGGTATTAATGAAAGTAGTTGCGGCTACTTGCTGACCATTATTACCACTGAAATTTATTGTTATTTTATTTAACGGAGCGATATAAGTATAAGTAGGAACATCGAGCCGAGAACGATTGGTTTTGTCGACGGAAACAATCATTTCCCCCCCTCTTAAGAGTCACGCTGAGTAGTTACTTTTACACAAACAGAACACGCAGAATATCCGTCTTGATTGAACCATCTACAGGACTCACGGATTGCGCAATTCGGCACTTCTATTGGGTCAGCAGAAACCAATCCGCTTAAACTCTCTGGAACCAAACACTTAGTTCCGCTCCAGTTCCGACAATGCTTTGTCCTGCATTCAGAGGCGAACCTAAAGCGCTTCTCAGGTTCACGATGCTTTTCCGCTTCGGTAACAAAAGCTTTTGAAACTTGTATTGGAGTCAGAAGTATTACTACGCTCGTAGGACTCGTTGCCCTACCAATTAAAAGGCTATTTTCTTTGCAGGGTGCACTGGGGCACAGCATGGCTAGACTCGATTCGCGACGAAGCCAGCGATACCCTCTAGTGGTCCGCCTGCTAAACCTTCCGTATCATCTATTTTCGCGATTTCGCGCTGGACAGTGTCTTGAAGTGCTTCGTCAATTAAACGGAGTTGTGCTTCAGACAAATTAAGGCTTTTGAGGTCTATCACAAACAGCCCTGACGGTTTGATTGCGTTGACTTTTTTTGGCATTAGTAGCCTCGATTGACTGGATAAGTGGGGGGTACTTTACCTAATAATCCAGGAGCACCATTTTTTCTTTACCAACTTAATTACCATCTAGCTGGAGCGATGCTGCCACAACCAACGCGCTCATGCAAGCACTGAAGGCCACATCGTTCAAACGTCGCTACCTTAGTAGGGCTGCTGAAAAACATAGGGCAGAATAAAAACTCAGCCCCTCAAACAAACCATACGTAGTAGGTCGGAGTCCTAAGCTCCGATATTCCAGAAACCATCACAAGATGGTTTCGGCTATATGTAGTGTGACCGCCGCCACACCACCACCTGACGGTGACATGCCATCAAGTGTTAAGCCGTCACTGAAGTATAAGCATCTGCATAGATACTGATTTGAATAATCGTCGAAGAAAAACTTTCCAGATGTTGCTAACTCCATGCGTGCACCTGGAAAATCCCCCTCATAAAGAGAGTGACGAAAAAGTATTTAAGCTGATTGACGAAATCAGAAGGAAAAATTAAAGTACGACAACTAGTACAAAGTACCGGTACAAGGTGAAAAGCAAGGTCAAAAAACACCCTTGATTTCAAAGCATATTTTTTTTAAGTTCGCCTCTCACACCTTCCGCCAAAAACAGACAAAGCCTTGATTTCGTTGAGATTTCAGGGCTTTTTTGTTTTTCGGAATACATTCGCTCGATAAATCCCTCCTTTTTAAATCCATGCAGGTGGAAGCCGTCAAAATTTATCTGAGCAAATTGCTTGTATTAACTCAATGATTCAACAATAATTGAATCATTGAGTTAATGAGAAAATCATGGATACCAAAGAAACAATAGCTGCGCTCGCCGCGCTGGCGCAGGAGTCACGTCTCGCGGTCTTTCGCTTACTGGTGCAGGCTGGCCCGGAAGGAATGGCGGCCAGCAAAATCGCTGAACAAATATCCGTTACCCCGTCCGCATTGTCCTTCCACATGAAGGAGCTCTCTCACGCCAGCCTGGTGACCTCTCGTCATGAAGGACGCTTTGTCATCTACTCGGCCAACTTCGACACCATGAACGGTTTAATCGGCTTCCTTACCGAAAACTGCTGCGGAGGGAATGTGTGTTCACCCGCTAGTGCATGTCGCGAAAAGGAAGGATTGGCAACTTAAGCTGCCGTTCGTCAATCTCGCAACGTCACCTGCCGAGCCGGATCAACAGGCCGCGTCTTGCGAGTTGCCGGCTTTCCACCCTGCCTCGTTCCGCATCAATACGCTTGGTGCTCTCGGATAGCCAACATAACAAGGACAAAAATACGTGCTCATCGCTTTTACTATCTTCTTGCTGACTCTCGTTTTTGTTATCTGGCAGCCTCGTGGACTGGGCATCGGCTGGAGTGCATCTGCGGGAGCCTTCATCGCGTTGGCGTTCGACGTTATCCAGTTGTCCGATATTCCGGTGGTATGGCACATCGTCTGGAATGCGACTGGCACCTTCATTGCCATCATTATCATCAGCTTGCTTTTGGATAAAGCCGGCTTCTTCGAATGGGCGGCACTGCACGTTGCACGCTGGGGCGGAGGCAGCGGGCGCAAGTTGTTTGTCCTCTTGATATTGCTCGGTGCGGCTGTCTCTGCGCTGTTCGCCAACGATGGCGCCGCGCTGATTCTGACGCCGATTGTGATCGCCATGCTGCAGGCATTGCGCTTCTCGCCGCAAGCCACTCTGGCGTTCATCATGGCCGCCGGTTTTATTGCAGACACAGCAAGCTTGCCGTTAGTCGTTTCGAATCTCGTCAATATCGTTTCAGCCGATTTCTTCAAGATCGGATTTTCACAGTACGTGGCAGTCATGTTTCCCGTCAATGTCGTCTCGGTGCTCATGACTCTGCTGGTGCTGTTTTTGTATTTTCGTCGCGATATTCCGGT
This genomic interval carries:
- a CDS encoding DUF1843 domain-containing protein; the encoded protein is MPFPMLMYGVALNQAIARGNLSEMRELATVSAYLKRTQTDDLESDESKEWDEAHKQLLASIAEKEAIKLAKEDIVAIRDGFVVLDNIQVARALKTLLDSDSEGPYIKISFGWD
- a CDS encoding recombinase family protein, with protein sequence MAVIGYARVSTDDQNLDLQTDALKLAGAESIYEEKASGKSTDRTVLKFCLRSLRPGDQLVVWRLDRPGRNLRDLIRIVNELNEREIGFKSLSESIDTSGHTGMLVFHLFGAVAEFERSLIRERTAAGVKAARARGKMGGRPKVLDTRMARSAGIAMLNRDLLVSDLVAQFRVSRSTLYNLAKPGEGF
- a CDS encoding helix-turn-helix transcriptional regulator, giving the protein MDTKETIAALAALAQESRLAVFRLLVQAGPEGMAASKIAEQISVTPSALSFHMKELSHASLVTSRHEGRFVIYSANFDTMNGLIGFLTENCCGGNVCSPASACREKEGLAT
- a CDS encoding S8 family serine peptidase, which codes for MIVSVDKTNRSRLDVPTYTYIAPLNKITINFSGNNGQQVAATTFINTEEKRDIHPQVQSFIQQANLLGLTHAGMADQPTDISEFSDSKNNRVRFRSNELIIGFPRIERKAIASVILDYKLRLRWFDSRGWFGLYRVTEIPIERVFEQLARDKRVLYAEPNILDGADIFDVSDLEDDGVSPPQDVLWNHSVLNRKSGWSVSDGRGVIVAVVDAPIWLNHPGLSNALYTKNNDFHFGESPPEPQAHGTSVASILCDSTLVGGYTLGLCPAAKLLPVSIDTSANSSYAGRARAINFLAQVATNREAITKSGERLPVPRLVVNCSWQLQGAQDLTSVARAFTSLSQAGGICVCSAGNSDTDAPHYPSDYPSCISIAGLTKTLSKSKYSNYGKAISFSMPGGDGTPYDLNDIFAAQSVNRFDYCSGTSFASPHAAGMFAVHWSRNPNLTPSQLIEIIKTRFSLPLETTNPALVGQLGAGLICFAT
- a CDS encoding radical SAM protein yields the protein MTIQPVRLIRLTDKTERRPVYAVWELTLRCNLKCNHCGSRAGEQRSGELTTEEAFHLIDELAELGVRELAVIGGEAYLRRDWLEIIERICSYGIRPVLQTGGYGLSEKVIVRAKSSGLAAIGVSVDGTSEIHDKIRGVNGAHYSALQAIRWAKKHGLAATANTQIHSRNWRQLPEILLELADAGIEAWQLQLTVAMGNAVENSQLLLQPYFLDELFPILAKLFEECDKRGIEFQAGNNIGYFGPYEHLWRGPTRMSDHYDGCQAGINGIGIEADGTIKGCPSLATSRYTEGNVKRRRLKDIWTDRKNFQLNRVEKPSLWGFCKSCYYSSVCRGGCVWTSDSLLGRPGNNPYCHHRVLALKAQNIREKIVKVHDAQQSSFGVGLFQIVEEAWDD